A window from Triticum aestivum cultivar Chinese Spring chromosome 6D, IWGSC CS RefSeq v2.1, whole genome shotgun sequence encodes these proteins:
- the LOC123144374 gene encoding pectate lyase, with translation MDRSLQWSRPASLLLLGAAFLAAAAVASANPAYNPDPYSVVDHFNRAVHRSTSPRRALSSEKKSKKAKYTGPCMATNPIDRCWRCRQDWATDRQRMARCAKGFGRETTGGLKGKIYIVTDANDDDFTNPRPGTLRWGAVQTEPLWIIFARDMVINASQEIIIQSDKTIDGRGAQVHVANGGGLTIQHQNNVIINNLHVHGIVHTDGGNVSMTATHSTIRTRADGDGVSIFNATKVWVDHLSMDNCEDGMIDVVAMSTAVTVSNTHLAHHNDVMLFGASDHKPEDKVMQVTVAFNHFGRGLVQRMPRCRYGFFHVVNNDYTNWLMYAIGGSSAPTILSQGNRYRAPPNMAAKEATKREYAAESEWKNWVWVSEGDLMVNDAYFTTSGGKIGQKLNGKDLIKPKQGEYVRRLTRFAGPLDCNQGSPC, from the exons ATGGATCGGAGCCTCCAATGGAGCAGGCCGGCGTCGCTGCTCCTCTTGGGGGCGGCGTTCCTGGCGGCGGCGGCCGTAGCGAGCGCCAACCCGGCGTACAACCCCGACCCCTACAGCGTCGTCGACCACTTCAACCGCGCCGTCCACAG GTCGACTAGCCCGCGTCGTGCGCTGTCGTCGGAGAAGAAGTCGAAGAAGGCAAAGTACACGGGCCCGTGCATGGCGACGAACCCGATCGACCGGTGCTGGCGCTGCCGCCAGGACTGGGCGACGGACCGGCAGCGGATGGCCCGCTGCGCCAAGGGGTTCGGCCGCGAGACCACCGGCGGCCTCAAGGGCAAGATCTACATCGTGACCGACGCCAACGACGATGACTTCACCAACCCGCGGCCCGGGACGCTCCGGTGGGGCGCGGTCCAGACGGAGCCGCTGTGGATCATCTTCGCCAGGGACATGGTGATCAACGCGTCCCAGGAGATCATCATCCAGAGCGACAAGACCATCGACGGGCGCGGGGCGCAGGTGCACGTGGCCAACGGCGGTGGGCTCACCATCCAGCACCAGAACAACGTCATCATCAACAACCTCCACGTGCACGGCATCGTACACACGGACGGCGGCAACGTGTCGATGACGGCAACCCACTCCACCATCCGCACCCGCGCCGACGGCGACGGCGTCTCCATCTTCAACGCCACCAAAGTGTGGGTGGACCACCTCTCCATGGATAATTGCGAGGACGGCATGATCGACGTGGTGGCCATGTCCACGGCCGTCACCGTCTCCAACACCCACCTGGCCCACCACAACGACGTGATGCTCTTCGGCGCCAGCGACCACAAGCCGGAGGACAAGGTGATGCAGGTCACCGTCGCCTTCAACCACTTCGGGAGAGGCCTGGTGCAGAGGATGCCTCGCTGCCGCTACGGCTTCTTCCACGTCGTCAACAACGACTACACCAACTGGCTCATGTACGCCATCGGAGGCAGCAGCGCGCCCACCATCCTCAGCCAGGGGAACCGCTACAGAGCACCACCCAACATGGCTGCCAAGGAG GCGACCAAGCGCGAGTACGCGGCCGAGTCGGAGTGGAAGAACTGGGTGTGGGTATCGGAAGGCGACCTGATGGTAAACGACGCCTACTTCACCACGTCCGGCGGAAAAATAGGCCAGAAGCTCAACGGTAAGGACCTCATCAAGCCCAAGCAAGGGGAGTACGTCAGGAGGCTCACCCGCTTCGCCGGCCCGTTGGACTGCAACCAGGGCAGTCCCTGCTGA
- the LOC123144375 gene encoding nuclear ribonuclease Z, translated as MAKRGKSAEAATSTAPPPSPSPAIKRKAKPRLEIEGYPVEGISIGGHETCVIFPTLSLAFDIGRCPQRAVAQDFLFISHAHLDHIGGLPMYVATRGLYRLRPPTIFVPKYLRELVERLFDVHRAMDQSELNHTLVPLDIGEEYELRRDLKVRAFKTYHTIPSQGYVIYSVKQKLKQDYLGLPGSEIKRLKLSGVEITNTVTTPEVAFTGDTMSDFILDPDNADVLKAKILVMESTFLDDSVSTEHAREYGHIHLFEIANHSEKFENRAILLIHFSARYTTEEIDAGISRLPPSFRSRVYALKEGI; from the exons ATGGCGAAGAGAGGCAAGTCGGCCGAGGCGGCGACCTCCACGGCCCCTCCTCCAAGCCCCTCCCCAGCCATAAAGCGTAAGGCGAAGCCCCGGCTGGAAATCGAGGGGTACCCCGTGGAGGGCATCTCCATCGGCGGGCACGAGACGTGCGTCATCTTCCCGACGCTGAGCCTCGCCTTCGACATAGGCCGGTGCCCGCAGCGCGCCGTGGCGCAGGACTTCCTCTTCATCTCGCACGCCCACCTCGACCACATCGGGGGCCTCCCCATGTACGTGGCCACGCGGGGGCTCTACAGGCTGCGCCCGCCCACCATCTTCGTCCCCAAGTACCTCAGGGAGCTCGTGGAGCGGCTGTTCGACGTGCACCGCGCCATGGACCAGTCCGAGCTCAACCACACCCTCGTCCCACTCGACATTGGCGAGGAGTATGAGCTCAGGAGGGATCTCAAGGTCAGGGCCTTCAAGACCTACCATACCATACCCAGCCAG GGGTACGTGATATACTCAGTGAAGCAAAAGCTCAAGCAGGATTATCTTGGCCTCCCGGGAAGCGAGATCAAAAGGTTGAAGCTGTCAGGCGTGGAG ATTACTAATACAGTGACAACACCCGAGGTTGCTTTCACTGGGGATACGATGTCAGATTTCATTCTTGATCCTGATAACGCAGACGTATTGAAGGCAAAAATTCTTGTGATGGAG AGTACTTTTCTGGATGACTCTGTCTCGACTGAGCATGCAAGGGAATATGGGCACATACACTTGTTTGAG ATTGCGAATCACTCTGAGAAGTTTGAAAACAGAGCCATTCTACTAATTCACTTTTCGGCTCGTTATACAACAGAG GAAATTGATGCAGGGATAAGTAGATTGCCCCCGTCGTTCCGAAGCAGAGTTTATGCGTTGAAAGAGGGCATCTGA